In Synechococcus sp. RS9909, one genomic interval encodes:
- a CDS encoding aromatic acid exporter family protein, translated as MAAIESIGVNGNLLRQSLRLGLSVLITCAISQHFQRITYLWYPLLAVTFVVDDQDDNSLRAARGRILGTVTGGLVTFVVHTILSGWIGILVSLLISIPLLRRLGWSSGLSTAAVITIMFLGIPGYALLNWSYVFNRSVDTVVGIVVALLMGRLFWPKNRLARMQELSDGLVAILHRRLNAHSAAFQGRGPAPEPIDSEAITRSLLELQRLINVEESLGPRQIQRLRQRRWPQRMSLLRCLQVRWLLVERLLERLQPKEGRLVLPELGRYLDLNEPMAWQALVLADHLTNLPLPQRIALEEEITRLRLLVRSQQRLDTSVAMAATVATAGAS; from the coding sequence ATGGCAGCGATCGAGAGCATCGGCGTGAACGGCAATCTGCTGCGACAGAGCCTGCGTCTTGGGCTGAGCGTGCTGATCACCTGCGCCATCTCCCAACATTTTCAACGCATCACCTATCTCTGGTACCCCCTGCTCGCCGTCACCTTCGTGGTCGACGACCAGGACGACAACTCCCTGCGGGCAGCCCGGGGACGCATCCTGGGCACGGTCACCGGCGGGCTGGTGACCTTTGTGGTTCACACGATCCTCTCCGGTTGGATCGGCATTCTGGTGAGCCTGTTGATCTCGATTCCGCTGCTGCGGCGTCTCGGCTGGAGCAGCGGCCTCTCCACCGCCGCGGTGATCACGATCATGTTCCTGGGAATCCCGGGCTACGCCCTGCTCAACTGGAGCTACGTCTTCAACCGCAGTGTCGACACGGTGGTGGGCATTGTGGTGGCCCTGCTGATGGGTCGCCTGTTCTGGCCGAAGAATCGCCTGGCCCGCATGCAGGAGCTCAGCGATGGCCTGGTGGCGATCCTGCATCGCCGCCTGAACGCCCACAGCGCCGCCTTCCAGGGCCGGGGCCCCGCACCGGAACCGATTGATTCAGAAGCGATCACGCGCAGCCTGCTGGAACTGCAACGCCTGATCAATGTGGAAGAAAGCCTCGGACCTCGCCAGATCCAGCGCTTGCGCCAACGCCGTTGGCCGCAACGGATGAGCCTGCTGCGCTGCCTGCAGGTGCGCTGGTTGCTTGTGGAGCGCCTGCTGGAGCGCCTGCAACCGAAAGAGGGAAGACTCGTGCTGCCCGAACTGGGGCGCTATCTGGATCTGAATGAGCCGATGGCCTGGCAGGCCCTGGTTCTTGCCGATCACCTCACGAACTTGCCCCTGCCCCAGCGCATCGCGCTGGAGGAGGAGATCACGCGGCTGAGGCTGCTGGTGCGCAGCCAACAGCGACTGGACACCTCGGTGGCCATGGCCGCAACGGTGGCAACAGCTGGCGCCTCATGA
- a CDS encoding FUSC family protein, with product MSTPGPSTKPQPWFVRSDLRLAVVTGLSAGFGLLSDIPFGYYLPMTTAAVLSSSYGSSLKLGIQRLLGSLMGVILLVIFSRSLQLPLALSLGLALGATRLFGGALGLQVGYKVAGNIIIMGWLVHNSEETIWGPLRLFWTSLGIVISLWAARWIWPSRTIPQLHQQFAALFEALGVELTSYADDLRQEHPRRLPIAERRSRRNRLLGQINGVRQQRQVAQVELGASPENHPLHRLWSQLDLLSSQLMSVIDGLRGLPAAIHAPEAVGRLHAQEVKVLDGEVALLRSLAVELRRPSLLERQALPNSSMQEEITALHSQMEVLRQTLLEATQEAREQVSDQRLRQIVLRASLLGHMVMISRDNTPGLAGSTPVLDQALASEGSAGSSGLR from the coding sequence ATGAGCACACCCGGGCCCTCCACGAAGCCGCAACCCTGGTTTGTTCGCAGTGATCTGCGCCTGGCCGTGGTGACCGGCCTGAGCGCCGGCTTCGGTCTGCTCAGCGACATCCCCTTCGGCTACTACCTGCCGATGACCACGGCGGCTGTGCTCTCCAGTTCCTACGGCAGCTCGCTGAAGCTGGGCATCCAGCGACTGCTGGGATCGCTCATGGGGGTGATCCTGCTGGTGATTTTCTCACGCAGCCTGCAGCTCCCACTGGCCCTCTCCCTGGGTCTGGCCCTGGGGGCCACCCGCCTGTTCGGCGGAGCCCTGGGTCTGCAGGTGGGTTACAAGGTGGCGGGCAACATCATCATCATGGGCTGGTTGGTCCACAACAGCGAAGAAACCATCTGGGGACCGCTACGCCTGTTCTGGACCTCCCTGGGCATCGTCATCTCCCTGTGGGCTGCCCGTTGGATCTGGCCCAGTCGCACCATCCCCCAGCTGCATCAGCAATTCGCCGCGTTGTTTGAAGCCCTTGGCGTTGAGCTGACCAGCTACGCCGACGACCTTCGCCAGGAGCATCCCCGCCGGCTGCCGATTGCGGAGCGCCGCAGCCGCCGCAACCGCCTGCTCGGTCAGATCAACGGCGTCCGGCAACAGCGCCAAGTAGCCCAAGTGGAGCTGGGAGCCAGCCCCGAGAACCACCCCCTGCATCGCCTCTGGAGCCAATTGGATCTCCTCAGCTCCCAGCTGATGAGCGTGATCGATGGGTTAAGAGGACTTCCCGCTGCCATTCACGCGCCTGAGGCCGTAGGCAGGCTTCATGCCCAGGAAGTGAAGGTCTTGGACGGGGAGGTCGCCCTGCTCCGGAGCCTGGCCGTGGAGCTGCGACGCCCCTCCCTGCTCGAGCGCCAGGCCTTGCCCAACAGCTCCATGCAGGAGGAGATCACCGCTCTGCACTCCCAGATGGAGGTCCTGCGCCAGACCCTGCTGGAAGCGACGCAGGAGGCCCGGGAGCAGGTGAGCGACCAACGGTTACGCCAGATCGTGCTGCGGGCGTCGCTGTTGGGACACATGGTGATGATCTCCCGCGACAACACCCCAGGCCTGGCCGGATCAACACCTGTCCTTGACCAGGCGCTGGCGAGCGAGGGCTCGGCAGGATCGAGCGGATTGCGATGA
- a CDS encoding LCP family protein, with translation MKAQYPRPAAGRSLLIAVGIGLGAGLLLSIPLRRSLAPGGAAGAGDSLLPISNPFAAWSGFGDREVVVLGMEDGGSNTDAIFTIRVENGETRITQIPRDSYVDSRNFGPMKVNALYARGGAEAVKQELSRLMGRPIQHHILVNLEGIRTMGDLVGGVRVDVPKRLYYIDRSQGLTIDLQPGPQTLKGRDLEGFLRWRHDGEGDLGRLARQQLVLKSLFNSLKRPENLVRLPALITAAGSNLNTDLGAMELGGLITAMGTTDLETQRLKATPFFRNGISYLDTEWPSGNSTGADASETSSWRYRVLF, from the coding sequence ATGAAAGCGCAGTACCCAAGACCGGCAGCCGGCCGCTCCCTGCTCATTGCCGTGGGCATCGGTCTGGGTGCGGGCTTGCTGCTCTCGATCCCCCTGCGCCGTTCCCTGGCACCGGGGGGTGCCGCAGGAGCCGGTGATTCCTTGCTGCCGATTAGCAATCCCTTCGCCGCCTGGTCGGGCTTCGGTGACCGGGAGGTGGTGGTGCTCGGCATGGAAGACGGTGGTAGCAACACCGATGCAATCTTCACCATCCGGGTGGAGAACGGCGAAACCCGCATCACCCAGATCCCCAGAGACAGCTACGTCGATTCGCGCAATTTCGGTCCGATGAAGGTCAACGCTCTCTACGCCAGGGGTGGCGCGGAGGCAGTGAAGCAGGAGCTCTCGCGGCTGATGGGGCGGCCGATCCAACACCACATTCTGGTGAATCTGGAAGGCATCCGCACCATGGGTGATCTGGTGGGCGGTGTGCGGGTGGATGTACCCAAGCGGCTGTATTACATCGACCGATCGCAGGGGCTGACGATCGATCTGCAACCAGGACCGCAGACCCTCAAAGGTCGGGATCTGGAGGGTTTTCTGCGCTGGCGCCACGACGGCGAAGGCGATTTAGGCCGGCTCGCGCGCCAGCAACTGGTGCTCAAAAGCCTGTTCAATTCGCTGAAGCGTCCGGAAAATCTGGTGCGACTGCCCGCCCTGATCACAGCCGCAGGCAGCAATCTCAACACCGATCTGGGGGCGATGGAGCTGGGGGGCTTGATCACCGCCATGGGCACCACCGATCTGGAAACCCAGCGGCTCAAAGCAACGCCGTTCTTCCGCAACGGCATCAGCTACCTCGACACCGAATGGCCTAGTGGCAATAGCACCGGTGCCGATGCCAGTGAAACCAGCAGCTGGCGCTACCGGGTGTTGTTCTGA
- a CDS encoding ABC transporter ATP-binding protein, whose amino-acid sequence MAHPPSTLQRLLAHLAPHRRLVLAASACSLLNKFFDLAPPVLIGLAVDVVVQQQTSWLARLGAVTVPSQLGVLAGLSFLVWSAESLFEYLYGVLWRNLAQTTQHSLRLQAYDHLQKLEMAFFENDSSGRLLTVLGDDINQLERFLDHGANEILQLITTVVLVGGAMAVMAPGVALFAYLPIPVILWGSLHFQKRLAPRYRDVRDRAGAMASRLANNLGGMLTIKSFTSEAWELEQLRQASDAYRHSNSRAIRLSAAFIPLIRFAILFAFLAILLIGGLQAWQGTIAVGTYSFLVFITQRLLWPLTTLGRTLDDYQRSMASTRRVLDLIDTPIRISGGQRRLQPDTLRGAISYEQVDFHYRERAPLLQNFSLRINAGETVGIVGATGSGKSTLVKLLLRLYPLQAGRICLDGLAIDQLDLTDLRRCIALVSQDVYLFHGSVADNIRYGQEQASAAAVRHAAELAEAHGFIAALPEGYDTVVGERGQRLSGGQRQRIALARAILKDAPILVLDEATAAVDNETEAAIQRSLLQITANRTTLVIAHRLSTVRHADRIVVMDQGRIAQEGTHDALIACGGSYADLWRVQAGLRPDEALAL is encoded by the coding sequence ATGGCACATCCCCCCTCCACCCTGCAGCGGCTGCTCGCCCACCTGGCCCCCCATCGCCGCCTGGTGCTGGCCGCCAGCGCCTGCTCCCTGTTGAACAAGTTCTTCGACCTGGCGCCACCGGTGCTGATCGGTCTCGCTGTGGATGTGGTGGTGCAACAGCAGACCTCCTGGCTGGCCCGACTGGGCGCCGTGACCGTGCCCAGTCAGCTCGGTGTGCTGGCTGGCCTCTCCTTCCTGGTGTGGAGTGCGGAATCCCTGTTCGAATATCTCTATGGCGTGCTCTGGCGCAACCTCGCCCAGACCACCCAGCACAGCCTGCGCCTCCAGGCCTACGACCATCTTCAGAAGCTGGAGATGGCCTTCTTCGAAAACGACAGCAGCGGCCGCTTGCTCACCGTGCTCGGCGATGACATCAACCAGCTGGAACGGTTTCTCGATCACGGCGCCAACGAGATCCTGCAACTGATCACCACCGTGGTGCTGGTGGGGGGAGCAATGGCGGTGATGGCACCCGGCGTCGCCCTGTTCGCCTACCTGCCCATCCCGGTGATCCTCTGGGGGTCACTCCATTTCCAGAAGCGTCTCGCTCCCCGCTACCGCGACGTGCGCGATCGGGCCGGCGCGATGGCATCCAGGCTCGCGAACAATCTGGGCGGCATGCTCACGATCAAAAGTTTCACTAGCGAAGCCTGGGAACTGGAGCAACTCCGCCAGGCCAGTGACGCCTACAGGCACAGCAACAGCCGGGCGATCCGTCTCTCCGCCGCCTTCATCCCCCTGATCCGTTTCGCCATCCTGTTCGCCTTCCTGGCGATCCTGCTGATCGGCGGACTCCAGGCGTGGCAAGGGACCATCGCCGTGGGCACCTACAGCTTCCTGGTGTTCATCACCCAGCGGTTGCTTTGGCCCCTCACCACCCTGGGCCGCACCCTCGACGATTACCAGCGCTCCATGGCATCAACCCGGCGGGTGCTGGATCTGATCGACACGCCGATCCGAATCAGCGGAGGCCAACGGCGGCTCCAGCCGGACACGCTCCGAGGCGCCATCAGCTATGAGCAGGTCGATTTCCATTACCGCGAGCGCGCCCCATTACTCCAGAACTTCAGCCTTCGGATCAACGCCGGTGAAACGGTGGGCATCGTCGGCGCCACCGGATCGGGCAAGAGCACCCTGGTGAAACTGCTGCTGCGTCTCTATCCACTCCAGGCCGGTCGCATCTGCCTGGATGGCCTGGCGATCGACCAGCTCGATCTCACCGATCTGCGGCGCTGCATCGCCCTCGTCAGCCAGGACGTGTATCTGTTTCACGGCAGCGTCGCCGACAACATTCGCTACGGCCAGGAGCAGGCCAGTGCCGCGGCGGTGCGCCACGCCGCCGAACTGGCGGAAGCCCATGGCTTCATTGCCGCCCTACCCGAGGGATATGACACCGTGGTGGGCGAGCGTGGCCAGCGGCTCTCAGGCGGACAACGCCAGCGCATCGCCCTGGCACGGGCGATTCTCAAAGATGCGCCGATCCTGGTGCTCGATGAAGCCACCGCAGCTGTGGACAACGAAACGGAAGCGGCGATTCAACGCTCGCTCCTGCAGATCACGGCCAACCGCACCACACTGGTGATTGCTCACCGCCTCAGCACCGTGAGGCACGCCGACCGGATTGTGGTGATGGATCAAGGACGCATCGCCCAGGAAGGCACGCACGACGCCCTGATCGCCTGCGGTGGCTCCTACGCCGACCTCTGGCGCGTGCAGGCAGGCCTGCGCCCCGACGAAGCCCTCGCCCTCTGA
- a CDS encoding MgtC/SapB family protein encodes MLSPDVLSTALWRTTDLDLDALWRMGAAVACGVAVGFNRFRTSRHHPHRLRVHVLVGLSACLLVLAAGDGLDSRSRAIQGVATGVGFLGAGEILQEPRSRKRGEPAHVRGLTSAASIWFTAALGVTVATSTPSIVLIALVLALIVLSFGDQNNTR; translated from the coding sequence GTGTTGTCGCCTGATGTCCTCTCCACCGCGTTGTGGCGCACCACCGATCTCGATCTCGACGCGCTCTGGCGCATGGGTGCCGCGGTGGCGTGCGGCGTCGCTGTGGGGTTCAACCGCTTCCGCACCAGCCGCCATCACCCGCACCGCTTGCGCGTGCATGTGCTGGTGGGGCTGAGTGCCTGTCTCCTGGTGCTTGCGGCCGGCGATGGGCTGGACAGCCGCAGTCGGGCGATTCAGGGGGTCGCTACGGGAGTGGGGTTTCTCGGTGCCGGTGAGATCCTGCAGGAACCGCGATCGCGTAAACGCGGTGAGCCGGCCCATGTGCGCGGCCTCACCAGCGCCGCGTCGATCTGGTTCACCGCCGCCCTTGGGGTCACCGTGGCCACGTCCACGCCCTCGATTGTGCTGATCGCTCTGGTGTTGGCCCTGATCGTGCTCAGCTTCGGGGATCAGAACAACACCCGGTAG
- a CDS encoding cation:proton antiporter gives MNASQLIHHPLGVFALLVGISMLVPPIVRKTGLPDLVGLLIAGILVGPNLLNWLQPGGETVNLFSDIGAIYLLFIVGLEIDLDEFNRVKNRSLTLGILHFLFGMATGTGIGIVFGFPLIPSILMGTLIATHTPLGYPIVRSYGAQRDESVVVSVGSTILTDIASLLVLAIAMGLGKGSLSAPSVISLIASVCLFAVLVVASIRTIGEKIFKSSLNDENRIFLAVLLTLFIASLGAELAGVEKIVGAFLAGLAINSVLPEGKAKQQIIFVGGALFIPIFFIHLGLLIDLNSLRQSISEFELTALMVFGVIACKGIVSFITGKLFGYNGNQVVMMWSLAMPQVAATLAAAFVGYEAGLLSASVLNGVLAMMVVTASLGPALTARSVTQLVEPDDDTNSYFVPSKRSVVASASGNASGDDLTDPPRAVDRRPLKIVVPVANPATEYGLLSMASRLLTGGSDHSGQLLPMALVCPSLEEARGSLTRAVATARERLAQATAIGATLGVPTHCLLRLDEDIAGGMSRSALEQGADLLLIGTGQPDKLRQWLFGDLVDGVCRSAHCPVVVVNLAGRDPEELQRILVPIKDLSASAREQFELAQRLLNHGGDGASGVITLLHIVDPRFNRHDRQWIERELRRWHPPGDSHDRIRIELVPGPGIDQTIERSSRHHDLVILRSQRRRVAGLPIPASDRTSGLIRQLACPTMVISEPLL, from the coding sequence ATGAATGCGTCGCAGCTTATTCACCACCCGCTGGGGGTTTTCGCCTTGCTGGTGGGGATCTCGATGCTGGTGCCACCCATCGTCAGAAAAACTGGATTACCCGACCTGGTGGGTCTGCTGATCGCAGGAATCCTCGTTGGCCCCAATCTCCTCAACTGGCTACAACCCGGCGGAGAAACCGTCAATCTTTTCTCGGACATTGGTGCCATTTACCTGCTCTTCATCGTAGGGCTAGAGATCGATCTTGACGAATTCAATCGTGTCAAAAACCGCTCTTTGACACTCGGAATTCTCCACTTTCTGTTTGGCATGGCAACAGGAACAGGCATCGGAATTGTGTTCGGATTCCCCCTTATTCCATCCATTCTGATGGGCACGCTGATTGCCACCCACACACCCCTGGGCTACCCGATTGTTCGCAGCTACGGAGCCCAACGCGATGAATCAGTTGTGGTGAGCGTTGGCAGCACAATTCTCACCGATATTGCATCACTGCTTGTCCTCGCAATCGCCATGGGACTCGGCAAGGGGTCGCTCTCAGCTCCCAGCGTCATCAGTCTGATAGCCAGCGTCTGCCTCTTTGCTGTCCTTGTTGTTGCCAGCATTCGTACGATCGGAGAAAAGATTTTCAAAAGCAGCCTCAACGATGAAAACAGGATTTTTCTCGCCGTTCTCCTGACCCTCTTCATCGCTTCACTCGGGGCCGAACTGGCTGGAGTTGAAAAAATCGTGGGCGCCTTTCTGGCCGGCCTGGCCATCAATTCCGTTCTACCCGAAGGCAAGGCAAAACAACAAATAATCTTTGTTGGGGGAGCTCTTTTTATCCCGATCTTTTTTATCCACCTTGGACTACTGATCGATCTCAACAGCCTTCGTCAGAGCATCAGCGAGTTTGAACTCACTGCCTTGATGGTGTTCGGAGTGATTGCCTGCAAAGGGATTGTCAGCTTCATCACCGGCAAACTCTTTGGCTACAACGGCAATCAAGTGGTGATGATGTGGTCTTTGGCCATGCCTCAGGTTGCCGCCACTCTGGCTGCAGCCTTTGTGGGGTATGAAGCGGGCCTCTTGAGTGCCTCTGTTCTCAACGGAGTGCTCGCGATGATGGTGGTGACAGCGTCCCTTGGACCAGCGCTCACGGCTCGCTCCGTCACACAACTTGTCGAGCCTGACGACGATACCAACTCCTACTTCGTCCCCTCCAAACGATCGGTTGTTGCGAGTGCATCCGGGAATGCATCCGGTGATGACCTCACTGATCCACCCAGAGCGGTGGATCGACGTCCCTTGAAGATCGTGGTGCCAGTGGCGAATCCCGCGACGGAGTATGGCCTCCTGAGCATGGCCTCGCGTCTCTTGACCGGGGGATCAGACCACTCCGGCCAGCTGCTGCCGATGGCTCTGGTCTGCCCAAGTCTGGAGGAGGCCCGTGGCAGTCTCACCCGGGCAGTCGCCACCGCCAGAGAGCGACTGGCGCAGGCCACGGCCATCGGAGCCACCCTCGGGGTGCCCACGCACTGCCTGCTGCGGCTGGATGAAGACATCGCCGGTGGCATGAGTCGCAGCGCCCTGGAGCAGGGGGCCGATCTGCTGCTGATCGGAACAGGGCAGCCCGACAAACTGCGCCAATGGCTGTTCGGTGATCTGGTGGATGGGGTCTGCCGCAGCGCCCACTGTCCTGTGGTGGTGGTGAATCTGGCCGGACGGGATCCGGAAGAGCTGCAGCGGATCCTCGTCCCGATCAAGGACCTGTCCGCCAGTGCGCGCGAGCAGTTTGAACTGGCGCAGCGGCTGCTGAACCATGGCGGGGACGGAGCCTCAGGGGTGATCACCCTGCTGCATATCGTTGATCCCCGTTTCAACCGCCACGATCGCCAGTGGATTGAACGGGAACTGCGGCGCTGGCATCCCCCTGGCGACTCGCACGACCGCATTCGCATTGAGCTGGTGCCAGGCCCAGGCATCGATCAGACGATCGAACGCTCCAGTCGCCACCATGATTTGGTGATCCTCCGCTCGCAACGCCGCCGGGTGGCCGGCTTGCCCATCCCGGCGAGCGATCGCACCAGCGGCTTGATCCGGCAGCTCGCTTGCCCCACCATGGTCATCAGCGAGCCACTGCTCTGA
- a CDS encoding NHLP bacteriocin system secretion protein: MTTSSRVERLKGRWNGLSDHQQVGASLLGVGGIFLFWLVFWPVPTQVKGQGVLIYPNNAGVLNARATGQVLDVNVSVGDKVRKGQVLMTLYLPVLERQLEQQKGNLAQLVRQNNELNQRDALRINTAQIALDTTLAKLADDQARLAQLQATYGSKVENLNWLAKRAVVAPLSSEVVTAEQGLTSTSVQLDDIKIQRKEAVTNFQQIKLNVETEQLNRNYQIDDLKRQIKVTEAQIAYDGTITAERSGIVLDLQVIPGQTIKAKDRLGTIGRAEAPPAGEKKAGGDLIAVAYFPPADARRLPLGLPVEVVPLWNQRGRFGGIEGTVRSVLTLPATPEDISTTVGNTQLADALVKEGPVMRAEISLDRDPRSDDGYRWTLSGGSGVFPIRDGLTVDTFAYVEWRSPITYILPGLRSLTGGYRSLRIDRLWNLPFLRQPGTPR; this comes from the coding sequence ATGACGACGTCCTCCCGGGTCGAACGCCTGAAAGGTCGCTGGAACGGCCTTTCCGACCACCAGCAGGTGGGCGCTTCCCTGTTGGGTGTGGGCGGCATCTTTCTGTTCTGGCTGGTGTTCTGGCCCGTGCCCACCCAGGTGAAGGGGCAGGGCGTGTTGATCTACCCCAACAACGCCGGCGTGCTCAACGCCCGCGCCACAGGCCAGGTGCTCGATGTGAACGTGTCGGTGGGCGACAAGGTGCGCAAGGGGCAGGTGTTGATGACCCTCTATCTGCCGGTGCTCGAACGGCAGCTGGAGCAGCAGAAGGGCAACCTGGCCCAGTTGGTGCGGCAGAACAACGAACTCAACCAGCGCGACGCCCTGCGGATCAACACGGCCCAGATCGCGCTCGACACGACCCTGGCCAAGCTGGCGGATGACCAGGCCCGGCTGGCCCAGTTGCAGGCCACCTACGGCAGCAAGGTGGAGAACCTCAACTGGCTGGCCAAGCGCGCCGTGGTGGCGCCGCTTTCCTCGGAGGTGGTGACGGCTGAGCAGGGGCTCACCAGCACCAGCGTGCAACTGGATGACATCAAGATTCAGCGCAAGGAAGCAGTCACCAACTTCCAGCAGATCAAGCTGAACGTCGAAACCGAACAACTCAATCGCAACTATCAGATCGATGACCTGAAGCGTCAGATCAAGGTCACCGAAGCCCAGATTGCTTACGACGGCACGATCACGGCGGAACGCAGCGGCATCGTGCTCGATCTGCAGGTGATCCCCGGGCAAACGATCAAAGCGAAGGATCGTCTGGGCACGATCGGTCGCGCCGAAGCCCCGCCGGCCGGTGAGAAAAAAGCCGGTGGCGACCTGATCGCCGTCGCCTACTTCCCCCCCGCCGATGCCCGCCGCCTGCCGCTTGGGCTCCCTGTGGAGGTGGTGCCCCTCTGGAATCAGCGCGGTCGCTTCGGGGGGATTGAAGGCACGGTGCGCAGCGTGCTCACCCTGCCGGCCACCCCGGAAGACATCTCCACCACCGTGGGAAACACCCAGCTGGCCGATGCGCTCGTCAAGGAAGGGCCGGTGATGCGCGCCGAGATCAGTCTCGATCGTGATCCCCGCTCCGACGACGGTTACCGCTGGACCCTCTCCGGCGGCAGCGGAGTCTTCCCGATCCGTGATGGCTTGACCGTCGACACCTTCGCCTACGTGGAGTGGCGTTCGCCGATCACCTACATCCTGCCTGGGCTGCGTTCGCTCACCGGCGGCTACCGCTCCCTGCGGATCGATCGGCTCTGGAACCTGCCCTTCCTGCGCCAGCCCGGCACCCCCCGCTGA
- a CDS encoding TolC family protein: MTSAGLVPQIFRRCSRLTPLLTLLTALAPAGAQPVQPRATEVPPLNTGGTTRQLEQSWDQLNRQMEALDSMLGPAPSLDSSDDLAAPEVPANLLDANRPASGPLSPEEARPDGPLSLPAAGTPANPIKAVSLKDAIAIAFQNNPNLQLQRDQIAAQAATVAAAAGSYWPTISVFGNVEGFQSGTTTYSPYGNNTYGFGPAFAAQGQMPNFALTKNGTSVSGDSAGPFYVPAGGGLGAVANGVSADAGLQLNYALIDFARTPRVRAAQAVLEQQEKTYANDLRALQLAVSEAYYELQRSEQLVRIRDAVVRTDLVVLEDVLDLKRAGLVPRVDLLRRSAVLSADQEDLIQALADRAVARRRLWTVLNLPASVTPSAADPISLQPAWPLNLDQTLLAAYDNNPELEAILATRRALALRQDATAAQLLPKLSLFAAAGGLGSVERLFNFSIIGGGCCGATFLPLEQVSGYEWSVGLAFNWLIFDAGTTANSVKALALKERAEAQRYASTRNDIRLRLEQAFLNHEASLAKLVSARRAVGASKEAFRDTKLRYQTGLADDIDLSVTQEQLVNSLVRRLFATVDVNTTYARLLRELLPMPSDPSMTVPARLTLSRSEGP, encoded by the coding sequence ATGACCAGCGCCGGACTTGTGCCCCAGATTTTCCGCCGCTGCTCCAGACTCACGCCGCTGCTCACCCTGTTGACGGCGCTCGCTCCCGCTGGGGCACAGCCGGTGCAACCCCGCGCCACCGAGGTGCCTCCCCTCAACACCGGCGGCACCACCCGCCAGCTGGAACAAAGCTGGGATCAGCTCAACCGACAGATGGAGGCGCTCGATTCGATGCTGGGGCCGGCGCCAAGCCTCGACAGCAGCGACGATCTGGCCGCCCCCGAGGTGCCCGCCAACCTGCTCGATGCCAACCGACCAGCGTCCGGTCCCCTCAGCCCCGAGGAGGCCCGTCCGGATGGGCCCCTGAGCCTGCCGGCAGCAGGCACCCCCGCCAACCCGATCAAGGCGGTGAGCCTGAAGGACGCGATTGCGATCGCCTTCCAAAACAACCCGAATCTGCAGCTGCAGCGGGATCAGATCGCCGCCCAGGCCGCCACCGTGGCCGCCGCGGCCGGCAGCTACTGGCCCACGATCAGCGTCTTCGGCAACGTCGAGGGTTTCCAGAGCGGCACCACCACCTACTCGCCCTACGGCAACAACACCTACGGCTTCGGACCCGCCTTCGCAGCCCAGGGACAGATGCCGAATTTCGCGCTCACCAAAAACGGCACATCGGTCAGCGGCGATTCCGCCGGCCCGTTCTACGTGCCAGCCGGAGGCGGCCTGGGAGCCGTCGCCAACGGTGTGTCGGCCGATGCGGGCCTGCAACTGAACTACGCGCTGATCGACTTCGCCCGGACGCCGCGGGTGCGGGCCGCCCAGGCCGTGCTCGAACAACAGGAGAAGACCTACGCCAACGACCTGCGCGCCCTGCAGCTCGCGGTGAGTGAGGCCTACTACGAGCTGCAGCGCAGTGAGCAGCTGGTGCGCATCCGCGATGCAGTCGTGCGCACCGATCTGGTGGTGCTGGAAGACGTGCTCGACCTCAAACGGGCCGGTCTTGTGCCCCGGGTCGACCTGCTGCGTCGCAGCGCCGTGCTATCGGCTGACCAGGAGGATCTGATTCAGGCCCTGGCCGACCGTGCCGTCGCCCGCCGCCGCCTCTGGACCGTGCTGAACCTGCCGGCCTCGGTCACCCCCAGCGCCGCCGATCCGATCAGCCTGCAACCGGCCTGGCCCCTCAATCTGGATCAGACCCTACTGGCGGCTTACGACAACAACCCCGAGCTGGAGGCGATCCTCGCCACCCGACGCGCCCTCGCCCTGCGTCAGGACGCCACCGCCGCCCAGCTGTTGCCCAAGCTGAGCCTGTTCGCCGCCGCCGGTGGTCTGGGCTCGGTGGAGCGGCTGTTCAATTTCTCGATCATCGGCGGTGGCTGCTGCGGTGCCACCTTCCTGCCGCTTGAGCAGGTGAGCGGCTACGAATGGTCGGTGGGTCTGGCCTTCAACTGGCTGATCTTCGATGCCGGCACCACCGCCAACAGCGTCAAGGCCCTGGCGCTGAAGGAACGGGCGGAAGCACAGCGCTACGCCAGCACCCGCAATGACATCCGGCTGCGCCTGGAGCAGGCGTTCCTCAACCATGAAGCCAGCCTCGCCAAGCTCGTGTCGGCCCGACGGGCCGTGGGGGCGAGCAAGGAGGCCTTCCGCGACACCAAACTGCGCTATCAGACCGGCCTGGCCGATGACATCGATCTCTCGGTGACCCAGGAGCAATTAGTCAATTCCCTGGTGCGCCGCCTGTTCGCCACCGTGGATGTGAACACCACCTACGCCCGACTGCTGCGCGAACTGCTACCGATGCCCAGCGATCCTTCCATGACCGTTCCCGCCCGGCTGACCCTGAGCCGTTCAGAGGGTCCGTGA